One window of the Nocardia huaxiensis genome contains the following:
- the rarD gene encoding EamA family transporter RarD: MGVGFGVGAYFIWGSFPAFFGLLTFASPIEVLAERILWTLVASLLALLVAGRLREMLRIDWRTWRLAAAASLAIAINWGVYVYAVMSGHVVEAALGYFINPLVTVAFGVLIFRERLRRWQWAALGLGALAVVVLTVDYGRPPWIALILACSFASYGLIKKVIGLDALPGLAAEGISAAPFAVIAVVVLALTGDITFGSSLAHTALLMSTGPVTLVPLVLFALAAPRVPLSTMGILQYLTPALQLSWGVWVVHEYMPASRWAGFGLIWLALAVFTFDALRRARRSPRTPS; this comes from the coding sequence GTGGGCGTCGGATTCGGCGTCGGCGCGTACTTCATCTGGGGTTCCTTCCCCGCCTTCTTCGGCCTGCTGACCTTCGCCAGCCCGATCGAGGTGCTGGCCGAACGCATCCTGTGGACGCTGGTCGCCTCCCTGCTGGCCCTGCTCGTGGCCGGGCGGCTGCGCGAAATGCTGCGCATCGACTGGCGCACCTGGCGGCTGGCCGCCGCGGCCTCGCTGGCCATCGCCATCAACTGGGGCGTCTACGTCTACGCGGTGATGTCCGGCCACGTCGTGGAGGCCGCCCTCGGCTACTTCATCAACCCGCTGGTGACGGTCGCCTTCGGTGTCTTGATCTTTCGTGAGCGCCTGCGCCGATGGCAGTGGGCCGCACTCGGTTTGGGCGCGCTGGCGGTGGTGGTCCTCACCGTCGACTACGGTCGCCCGCCCTGGATCGCCTTGATCCTGGCCTGTTCCTTCGCCTCCTACGGCCTGATCAAGAAGGTGATCGGTCTGGACGCCCTGCCCGGCCTGGCCGCCGAGGGCATCTCCGCCGCGCCGTTCGCCGTGATCGCCGTGGTCGTGCTCGCCCTCACCGGCGACATCACCTTCGGCTCCAGCCTCGCGCACACCGCGCTGCTCATGTCCACCGGCCCGGTCACCCTGGTCCCGCTGGTGCTGTTCGCCCTGGCCGCACCCCGAGTCCCGCTGTCCACCATGGGAATCCTGCAGTACCTCACCCCGGCGCTACAGCTGTCCTGGGGCGTCTGGGTCGTGCACGAATACATGCCCGCCTCCCGCTGGGCCGGCTTCGGCCTGATCTGGCTGGCCCTGGCCGTCTTCACCTTCGACGCGCTGCGCCGGGCACGCCGAAGCCCGCGCACCCCCTCATGA
- a CDS encoding ABC transporter substrate-binding protein codes for MKYRKHIAVVLLAVSSLLLATGCRDSRSIPVKDGRPQITIMVGGLEKVIYLPAMLTQQLGNFEANDIDVKLLGEQSGANAETALLTGDVQAVVGFYDHTIDLQAKDQCIKTVVQFADVPGEVELVSKQDAATIKSPADFKGRNLGVTSLGSSTDFLTQALAGQAGLNTSDYTRVKVGAGQTFIAGMNHDGIDAGMTTDPTVAKMVTSGEAEVLIDMRNEQGTRAALGGLYPAASLYMRCETVDSHPEIVQKLANAFVQTLQWIKSHTPEEIAAKMPSQYAGGNPDLYIKSVRDSIVMFNGDGLMKREGAENVLRILGQYSRNVKPVADRIELDATYTNQFVEQALRLPAQ; via the coding sequence GTGAAGTATCGCAAGCACATTGCCGTGGTGCTGCTGGCCGTGAGCTCGCTGCTGCTGGCCACCGGCTGTCGTGATTCCCGCAGCATTCCGGTCAAGGACGGCCGTCCGCAGATCACCATCATGGTCGGCGGCCTGGAGAAGGTCATCTACCTGCCCGCCATGCTCACCCAGCAGCTCGGCAACTTCGAAGCCAATGACATCGACGTGAAGCTGCTGGGCGAACAGTCCGGCGCGAACGCCGAAACCGCCTTGCTGACAGGCGATGTCCAGGCCGTGGTCGGCTTCTACGACCACACCATCGACCTGCAGGCCAAGGATCAGTGCATCAAGACGGTGGTGCAGTTCGCGGACGTGCCGGGCGAGGTGGAACTGGTGTCCAAGCAGGATGCCGCCACCATCAAGTCCCCCGCCGACTTCAAGGGCCGCAATCTCGGTGTCACGTCGCTGGGTTCGTCGACCGACTTCCTCACCCAGGCGCTGGCCGGCCAGGCGGGCCTGAACACCTCCGACTACACCCGCGTGAAAGTCGGTGCGGGACAGACCTTCATCGCCGGCATGAACCACGACGGCATCGACGCGGGCATGACCACCGACCCCACCGTCGCCAAAATGGTGACCTCGGGTGAGGCCGAAGTCCTCATCGATATGCGCAACGAGCAGGGCACCCGCGCGGCCCTGGGCGGCCTCTACCCCGCCGCCTCGCTCTACATGCGCTGCGAGACAGTCGATTCGCATCCGGAGATCGTCCAGAAGCTGGCCAATGCCTTCGTTCAGACGCTCCAGTGGATCAAGTCGCACACCCCGGAGGAGATCGCCGCGAAGATGCCCTCGCAGTACGCGGGCGGCAATCCGGACCTCTACATCAAGTCCGTGCGCGACTCGATCGTCATGTTCAACGGTGACGGGCTCATGAAACGCGAAGGCGCGGAGAATGTTCTGCGCATCCTGGGCCAGTACTCCCGCAATGTGAAACCGGTCGCCGACCGCATCGAGCTGGACGCCACCTACACCAATCAGTTCGTCGAACAGGCGCTGCGGCTGCCCGCGCAGTAA
- a CDS encoding ABC transporter permease has product MSLDTMSKIATAAPEFEVETEEQILARVRNNARRAKARTWGLRALLVALWLGSWELTASLWIDPFFYSKPSLIWQRLVEWFTEGTQFGSIWLQLYTTVQEAVLGFAIGTVAGVVLGVLLGRSRYWADVLAPFIKALNAVPRIVLASLFIIWFGLGLSSKVATVVVLVFFAVFFNAFTGAREVDGNVINNARILGASRRQVLTSIVLPSATTWILSSLHTAFGFALIGAVVGEYAGASKGLGLLISNAQGTFDAAGIYAGMIIITVVALVAEWLIGMAENRLLKWRPSQAGSNHGV; this is encoded by the coding sequence GTGTCGCTTGACACCATGAGCAAGATCGCCACCGCCGCACCGGAATTCGAGGTGGAGACCGAGGAGCAGATCCTCGCGCGGGTGCGCAACAACGCGCGCAGGGCCAAGGCGCGGACGTGGGGTCTGCGGGCGCTGCTGGTGGCGCTGTGGCTGGGCTCCTGGGAGCTCACCGCCAGCCTGTGGATCGACCCGTTCTTCTACTCCAAGCCGTCGCTCATCTGGCAGCGCCTGGTCGAATGGTTCACCGAGGGAACGCAATTCGGGTCCATCTGGCTCCAGCTCTACACGACCGTGCAGGAGGCCGTGCTGGGCTTCGCCATCGGCACCGTGGCCGGTGTCGTGCTGGGCGTGCTGCTGGGCCGCAGCCGCTACTGGGCCGATGTGCTGGCCCCGTTCATCAAGGCGCTCAACGCGGTTCCGCGCATCGTGCTGGCCTCGCTGTTCATCATCTGGTTCGGCCTGGGCCTGAGTTCCAAGGTCGCCACCGTGGTGGTGCTGGTGTTCTTCGCGGTGTTCTTCAATGCCTTCACCGGCGCTCGCGAGGTGGACGGCAATGTCATCAACAACGCGCGCATCCTGGGCGCGTCGCGGCGGCAGGTGCTGACCTCCATCGTGCTGCCGAGCGCCACCACCTGGATCCTGTCCTCGCTGCACACCGCCTTCGGTTTCGCGCTCATCGGCGCGGTGGTCGGCGAATACGCCGGCGCCAGCAAGGGTTTGGGTCTGCTCATCTCGAACGCGCAGGGCACCTTCGACGCGGCCGGCATCTACGCGGGCATGATCATCATCACCGTGGTGGCGCTGGTGGCGGAGTGGCTGATCGGCATGGCCGAGAACCGGCTGCTGAAATGGCGTCCGTCGCAGGCCGGCTCGAATCACGGGGTGTGA
- a CDS encoding ABC transporter ATP-binding protein, with product MTNPNGTPLIESGGAPLIELRGATKRFPGTNGGIHTAVRDLNFTVAPGEFVAVVGPTGCGKSTTLSLVSGLEPASAGRTLVRGSDVRGIPDGIGYMFQQDAVLPWKTVLDNVALGPHFRGIGKKEARERAGRWVRTVGLGGFEGYYPHQLSGGMRKRVALAQTLVNEPEIILMDEPFSALDVQTRQLMQDELLRVWSGTNAAVIFVTHDLEEAIVLADRVVVMTASPATVCGDFRVTLERPRNVEEVRLTEEFRDLYKEIWETLRDEVEAARKKGASRVA from the coding sequence ATGACCAACCCCAACGGCACGCCGTTGATCGAATCGGGCGGTGCGCCGCTGATCGAACTGCGCGGTGCGACAAAGCGTTTCCCGGGTACGAACGGTGGCATCCACACCGCCGTGCGCGACCTGAACTTCACGGTCGCCCCGGGCGAGTTCGTCGCCGTGGTCGGCCCGACCGGCTGCGGCAAGTCCACCACCCTGTCGCTGGTGTCGGGCCTGGAACCCGCCTCGGCCGGACGCACCCTGGTGCGCGGCAGCGATGTGCGTGGCATCCCGGACGGCATCGGCTACATGTTCCAGCAGGATGCCGTGCTGCCGTGGAAGACGGTCCTCGACAATGTCGCGCTGGGCCCGCACTTCCGGGGCATCGGCAAGAAGGAGGCCCGCGAACGCGCCGGGCGCTGGGTGCGCACGGTCGGCCTCGGCGGATTCGAGGGCTACTACCCGCATCAGCTGTCCGGCGGTATGCGCAAACGCGTCGCGCTGGCCCAGACCCTGGTGAACGAGCCCGAGATCATCCTCATGGACGAGCCGTTCAGCGCGCTCGACGTGCAGACCCGCCAGCTCATGCAGGACGAGCTGCTGCGCGTGTGGTCCGGGACGAACGCCGCGGTCATCTTCGTGACCCACGATCTCGAGGAGGCCATTGTGCTGGCCGACCGCGTGGTGGTCATGACCGCGAGCCCGGCCACCGTGTGCGGTGATTTCCGCGTCACGCTGGAGCGCCCGCGCAATGTCGAGGAGGTCCGGCTCACCGAGGAGTTCCGCGATCTCTACAAGGAAATCTGGGAAACGCTGCGCGATGAGGTCGAGGCGGCGCGCAAGAAGGGAGCCTCCCGTGTCGCTTGA
- a CDS encoding sensor histidine kinase — protein sequence MLSLGPRSVRLRTQIVLLQIAVVGLTLGLAFGVFAYVGGQRLSDEYGQRALAIARTVASDPDVRARVTRYAETPLVAGPELRNELASGELAAIADDARMRTGALFVVITDDAGIRLAHPDHARLGEKVSTDPSRALAGDEVIIQEHGTLGESVRAKVPVLEPATPGVDDARVVGEVSVGISTTAVRTQLMGDLRRAGLLIGGALLAGIAGSVLLARRWHGLTLGLEPSELAELVREQDAVLHGIGEGVVAADSAWRVTVVNDEARRLLGTDPAPGAPVAEIGLTPRILEAFRAADGHPVQAAVGERIVVVTARSVHRDGRPLGAVLSVRDRTDVESLTRQLDAVQSMSTVLRAQRHEFANRLHLLSGLLHTGRPDEAAHYLGELLGSGPLGAALPGIDAIRDPYLQAFLSAKAAHAREQGVQLRLGPNTWVDANLVAPVDVTTVLGNLLDNAIHAARTGRPGSGGSGVVGIEEGPVGDDAQRMPHSGAGAGPARPAYPAVADAVVELEMVQEAGTLHIVVLDSGPGVASEVVDSLFTEGVSTNPGHGVPGGRGVGLALTRQVARALGGEVRLADPGGSVGVEKSLAGAEFIAVLPDVLTEGEPAWAEEI from the coding sequence GTGCTTTCGCTCGGCCCCCGCTCCGTCCGGCTCCGGACCCAGATCGTGCTCCTGCAGATCGCCGTGGTGGGCCTGACCCTCGGATTGGCATTCGGGGTATTCGCGTATGTGGGCGGGCAGCGGCTGTCGGACGAGTACGGGCAGCGGGCACTGGCCATCGCACGCACCGTCGCCTCGGATCCGGATGTGCGGGCGCGGGTGACGCGGTATGCGGAGACGCCCTTGGTCGCCGGGCCGGAACTCCGGAACGAGCTGGCGAGCGGGGAACTCGCGGCCATCGCCGACGATGCCCGCATGCGCACCGGCGCACTATTCGTGGTGATCACCGACGATGCCGGCATCCGCCTGGCGCATCCGGACCATGCCCGGCTGGGGGAGAAGGTGAGCACCGACCCGTCCCGCGCGCTGGCCGGAGACGAGGTCATCATCCAGGAGCACGGCACCCTCGGTGAATCGGTCCGCGCGAAAGTCCCTGTGCTGGAACCGGCTACGCCCGGGGTGGACGATGCCCGGGTCGTGGGCGAGGTGAGCGTCGGCATCTCCACCACCGCGGTCCGCACCCAGCTCATGGGCGATCTGCGCCGCGCGGGCCTGCTGATCGGCGGCGCACTGCTTGCCGGTATCGCCGGGTCAGTGTTGCTGGCCCGTCGCTGGCATGGTTTGACCCTCGGCCTGGAGCCCTCCGAACTGGCCGAACTGGTCCGCGAGCAGGACGCCGTCCTGCACGGCATCGGCGAGGGCGTGGTCGCCGCAGACTCCGCCTGGCGGGTCACCGTGGTCAACGATGAGGCGCGCCGCCTGCTCGGCACAGACCCCGCTCCCGGCGCGCCGGTCGCCGAAATCGGTCTGACGCCAAGGATTCTGGAAGCCTTCCGCGCCGCCGACGGACACCCCGTCCAAGCCGCGGTAGGGGAGCGCATCGTCGTGGTAACCGCCCGCAGCGTCCACCGCGACGGCCGCCCCCTGGGTGCGGTCCTCAGCGTCCGCGACCGCACCGACGTGGAATCCCTGACCCGCCAACTGGATGCGGTCCAGTCCATGAGCACCGTCCTGCGCGCCCAGCGCCACGAATTCGCCAACCGCCTGCACCTGCTCAGCGGCTTGCTGCACACCGGCCGCCCCGACGAGGCCGCCCACTACCTCGGCGAACTCCTCGGCTCCGGCCCCCTTGGCGCGGCCCTGCCCGGCATCGACGCCATCCGCGACCCCTACCTGCAGGCCTTCCTGTCCGCCAAGGCCGCCCACGCCCGCGAACAGGGTGTACAGCTGCGGCTCGGCCCCAACACCTGGGTCGACGCGAATCTCGTTGCGCCGGTGGATGTCACGACCGTGCTCGGCAACCTCCTCGACAATGCAATCCACGCCGCGCGCACCGGTCGGCCGGGTTCGGGCGGCTCCGGGGTAGTCGGAATCGAGGAGGGTCCCGTGGGTGACGACGCGCAGCGGATGCCACACAGCGGGGCGGGAGCCGGCCCCGCTCGCCCCGCTTACCCCGCCGTCGCTGACGCGGTGGTCGAGCTGGAGATGGTGCAGGAGGCCGGAACGCTGCACATCGTGGTGCTCGACAGCGGGCCGGGTGTCGCTTCCGAGGTAGTGGATTCGCTGTTCACGGAAGGTGTTTCGACCAATCCGGGGCACGGTGTCCCGGGCGGGCGCGGGGTGGGGCTGGCGCTCACCCGGCAGGTGGCGCGGGCGCTGGGCGGTGAGGTGCGGCTGGCCGATCCGGGCGGGTCGGTCGGAGTCGAGAAGTCTTTGGCGGGAGCGGAATTCATCGCCGTCCTGCCCGATGTACTGACAGAGGGAGAACCGGCGTGGGCCGAGGAGATCTGA
- a CDS encoding response regulator yields MGRGDLNVLVVDDDFRVANLHAGIVSALPGFTVGATVNTLAAARAAIAESDFDLALVDVYLPDGSGVELVREIRFDAMMLTAATESETVRAALSAGALGYLVKPFDHAALAARLAGYARYRRILADPEVSAVDVDAALAALRPAASATGPSAQSAPPVQSPTKDLVLQAVRGSHDPMSAAQVSAAIGISRATAQRYLAALVGAGSLRMQLRYGSTGRPEQEYSAGPAR; encoded by the coding sequence GTGGGCCGAGGAGATCTGAACGTTCTGGTGGTCGACGATGACTTCCGGGTGGCCAACCTGCACGCCGGAATCGTCTCGGCGCTACCGGGTTTCACGGTCGGGGCGACGGTGAACACGCTGGCCGCGGCCCGCGCCGCCATAGCGGAATCGGACTTCGATCTGGCTCTGGTGGACGTCTACCTGCCCGACGGCTCCGGGGTCGAGCTGGTCCGCGAGATCCGCTTCGACGCCATGATGCTCACCGCCGCAACCGAATCCGAGACGGTGCGGGCCGCGCTGTCGGCGGGTGCGCTCGGCTATCTGGTGAAGCCGTTCGACCACGCCGCCCTGGCCGCTCGCCTGGCGGGATACGCCCGTTACCGCCGCATTCTCGCCGACCCCGAGGTGAGTGCCGTCGACGTCGATGCCGCGCTGGCCGCCCTGCGCCCGGCGGCCAGCGCCACCGGCCCCTCCGCCCAGTCCGCGCCGCCGGTACAGTCGCCTACGAAAGACCTTGTCCTGCAAGCTGTCCGAGGTTCCCACGATCCCATGTCGGCGGCGCAGGTCTCGGCCGCCATCGGCATCTCCCGGGCCACCGCGCAGCGCTACCTGGCCGCCCTGGTGGGCGCGGGCAGCCTGCGCATGCAACTGCGCTACGGCAGCACGGGCCGCCCGGAACAGGAGTATTCGGCTGGTCCCGCCCGGTAA
- a CDS encoding VOC family protein, producing the protein MSIQFNHTIVGCTNNQDSARFWADILGLEVGDQWGPFIPITAANGVTFDFANTPPDLPGGIQPQHYAFLVSEAEFDAALKKIQDSGRTYWADPRMQGVNEINTNDGGRGVYFQDPSGHFMELITVPYGGWPQT; encoded by the coding sequence CTGTCCATCCAGTTCAACCACACCATCGTCGGATGCACCAACAACCAGGATTCCGCAAGATTCTGGGCAGACATCCTCGGGTTGGAGGTGGGAGATCAATGGGGTCCGTTCATTCCGATCACCGCCGCCAACGGCGTGACCTTCGATTTCGCGAACACCCCACCGGACCTCCCCGGCGGCATCCAACCCCAGCACTACGCCTTCCTGGTCTCGGAAGCCGAATTCGATGCGGCCCTGAAGAAGATCCAGGATTCCGGCCGAACCTACTGGGCCGACCCGCGCATGCAGGGCGTCAATGAAATCAACACCAACGACGGCGGCCGGGGCGTCTACTTCCAAGACCCCTCCGGCCACTTCATGGAGCTGATCACCGTCCCGTACGGTGGCTGGCCGCAAACGTAG
- a CDS encoding class I SAM-dependent methyltransferase has protein sequence MGIYEDRVLPRLVDLACGNRIMDPLRRRACTDLHGRVVEIGFGSGRNIPFYPASVTSVSAIDPAGLGWKMAADRLATATVPIERAGLDGQALPFDDDTFDSALSTWTLCTIPDVAAALRELRRVLIPGGTLHFVEHGLAPDPKVQTWQHRINPVQKAVAGGCHLNRDMPTLVREAGFELREADRFYQPGAPKPWSAMTVAVAVSA, from the coding sequence GTGGGTATCTACGAAGATCGCGTCCTCCCCCGGCTGGTCGACCTGGCCTGCGGCAACCGAATCATGGATCCGCTGCGCCGGCGTGCCTGCACCGACCTGCACGGCCGCGTCGTCGAGATCGGCTTCGGCTCGGGCCGCAATATCCCCTTCTATCCGGCCTCGGTGACCTCGGTCAGCGCCATCGACCCCGCCGGCCTCGGCTGGAAGATGGCCGCCGACCGCCTCGCCACCGCGACCGTCCCCATCGAACGCGCCGGGCTGGACGGCCAAGCCCTCCCCTTCGACGACGACACCTTCGACTCGGCCCTGTCCACCTGGACGCTGTGCACCATTCCGGATGTCGCTGCGGCCCTGCGGGAACTGCGCCGAGTCCTGATTCCCGGCGGCACCCTGCATTTCGTGGAGCACGGCCTGGCTCCCGACCCGAAGGTGCAGACCTGGCAGCACCGCATCAACCCGGTCCAGAAGGCCGTGGCGGGCGGCTGCCACCTCAACCGCGACATGCCGACTCTGGTCCGCGAGGCCGGATTCGAGCTCCGCGAGGCCGATCGGTTCTACCAGCCCGGCGCGCCCAAACCCTGGTCCGCCATGACGGTCGCCGTCGCGGTCTCGGCCTGA
- a CDS encoding alpha/beta hydrolase family protein — MRAPRSLLPILFAVALVSGCSQSPQETTTSPPAATQSENPKQWPPRPQEPKPPWPYTSEEVSFHNGDLTIAGTLTRPDSGGKHPAVLLVTGSGPQDRNEEILGHKPFLLLADTLTRAGYAVLRTDDRGVGGTGGTLAHSSYQELSSDIGAGLAYLRGRPEIDGDRIGLLGHSEGGYLAPLYASRADSGVAFTILLAGPAVPGSEVLLEQTQLILAAEGATPEEVSDEIGFLSGLTNMLRIGDLEGARSYAQGHNESLPVEQRAPAETIDDMASPYMAGLVNYDPAPALSALRVPVLAIYGGKDLQVPAEQSEGPMRTLLAAGPDADVHVFDGLNHLLQPADKGVPSEYAFIDTTIDPVVLDYVTAWLTQRFPTTR, encoded by the coding sequence ATGCGCGCGCCGCGATCGCTGCTGCCGATCCTGTTCGCCGTCGCCCTGGTCTCGGGATGCTCACAGTCCCCGCAGGAGACGACGACATCCCCGCCCGCCGCCACCCAGAGCGAGAATCCGAAGCAGTGGCCGCCACGACCGCAGGAGCCGAAACCACCGTGGCCGTACACCTCCGAGGAGGTCAGTTTTCACAATGGCGATCTGACCATCGCGGGCACGCTGACCCGGCCGGACTCCGGTGGAAAGCATCCGGCGGTGCTGCTGGTGACAGGCAGCGGGCCACAGGACCGCAATGAGGAGATCCTGGGGCACAAGCCTTTTCTGCTGCTCGCGGACACGCTGACCCGCGCGGGATACGCGGTGCTGCGCACCGATGATCGCGGGGTCGGCGGCACCGGCGGCACCCTCGCGCACTCCAGCTATCAGGAGCTGAGCAGCGATATCGGCGCGGGCCTCGCCTACCTGCGCGGCCGCCCGGAGATCGACGGCGACCGCATCGGATTGCTGGGACACAGCGAGGGCGGGTATCTCGCGCCGCTCTACGCCTCGCGAGCCGACAGCGGGGTCGCCTTCACGATTCTGCTTGCGGGACCGGCGGTTCCGGGTTCGGAGGTGCTGCTGGAGCAGACCCAGCTGATCCTCGCGGCCGAGGGCGCGACACCCGAGGAGGTCTCCGACGAGATCGGCTTCCTCTCCGGCCTGACCAATATGCTGCGCATCGGCGACCTGGAGGGCGCGCGCAGCTACGCGCAGGGACACAACGAGAGCCTGCCGGTGGAGCAGCGCGCCCCGGCCGAAACCATCGACGACATGGCCTCCCCGTATATGGCCGGACTCGTCAATTACGATCCCGCCCCGGCGCTTTCGGCCCTGCGGGTGCCGGTCCTCGCCATCTACGGCGGCAAGGATCTCCAGGTCCCGGCCGAGCAGAGCGAAGGCCCCATGCGCACCCTGCTGGCCGCCGGGCCGGACGCCGACGTGCACGTCTTCGACGGCCTCAACCATCTGCTGCAACCGGCCGACAAGGGCGTTCCCTCCGAGTACGCCTTCATCGACACCACCATCGATCCGGTGGTGCTGGACTACGTGACGGCCTGGCTCACCCAGCGCTTCCCCACCACGCGCTGA
- a CDS encoding serine hydrolase domain-containing protein, producing the protein MSKVASSPALADLPTGVGGYAAAEFGPLVRTFARRLGGRPGAGAGLTVLRHGEPLVEVWAGEAGPARPWTADTGSVVFSATKGVAATVIHRLANRGLIDYDAPVAAYWPEFGANGKAKITVRQMLSHRSGLSGLPEIAAGLDEVLDHRLMEERLAAAKPDRLLGVPAYHALTYGWLLAGLARAVTGRGMRELFRSEIAEPLGTDGIHLGRPPAGSSTTAATLLGNRLALVGTDYAALFLGHSYSLPGALGALARCLFLPGLEILVEGDEPAVLDTELPAGNGVCTATGLATMYGALANGGMAGGRRYLSEQTLRSMRRIETYRLDHSLLYAPMLWHMGYHSLPIPGAHAGFGHVGLGGSFGWAEPRLGLSVGLVHNRLSMTGLVTDQMASAWVLPLVVRGARAARRTTTRAEQRAA; encoded by the coding sequence GTGAGCAAAGTCGCTTCCTCCCCGGCCCTCGCGGATCTGCCCACCGGAGTGGGTGGTTACGCCGCCGCCGAATTCGGCCCGCTGGTACGCACTTTCGCGCGGCGACTGGGGGGCCGGCCGGGCGCGGGAGCCGGGCTCACGGTACTTCGGCACGGGGAACCGCTGGTCGAGGTCTGGGCCGGTGAAGCCGGTCCGGCCCGGCCGTGGACGGCCGACACCGGTTCGGTGGTCTTCTCCGCCACCAAAGGCGTTGCGGCGACGGTCATTCACCGTCTGGCCAATCGCGGGCTTATCGACTACGACGCTCCGGTGGCCGCGTACTGGCCCGAATTCGGGGCGAACGGCAAGGCGAAAATCACCGTCCGCCAGATGCTTTCCCATCGTTCGGGTTTGTCAGGTTTGCCGGAGATCGCCGCCGGTCTCGACGAGGTGCTCGACCACCGCCTCATGGAGGAGCGTCTCGCCGCGGCGAAACCCGATCGCCTGCTGGGCGTTCCGGCCTATCACGCGCTCACCTACGGCTGGCTGCTGGCCGGTCTGGCGCGCGCCGTCACCGGCCGCGGCATGCGCGAACTGTTCCGCAGCGAGATCGCCGAACCGCTCGGCACCGACGGCATCCACCTGGGCCGCCCGCCCGCCGGCTCCAGCACCACCGCCGCCACCCTGCTCGGCAATCGCCTGGCCCTGGTCGGCACCGACTACGCCGCGCTGTTCCTCGGCCACTCCTACAGCCTGCCCGGCGCGCTCGGCGCGCTGGCGCGCTGCCTGTTCCTGCCCGGCCTCGAAATCCTCGTCGAGGGTGACGAACCCGCCGTCCTCGACACCGAGCTCCCCGCGGGCAATGGCGTCTGCACCGCCACCGGCCTGGCGACCATGTACGGCGCACTCGCCAATGGCGGCATGGCCGGCGGCCGCCGCTACCTGTCCGAGCAGACCCTCAGGTCCATGCGCCGCATCGAGACCTACCGCCTCGATCACTCCCTGCTCTACGCCCCGATGCTGTGGCACATGGGCTATCACTCGCTCCCGATTCCGGGCGCGCATGCGGGCTTCGGACATGTCGGGCTCGGCGGCTCCTTCGGCTGGGCCGAACCGCGCCTGGGCCTCTCGGTCGGGCTCGTCCACAATCGTTTGTCCATGACCGGCCTGGTCACGGATCAAATGGCGTCGGCGTGGGTGCTGCCGCTGGTGGTGCGGGGCGCCCGCGCGGCGCGTCGCACCACCACCCGCGCCGAGCAGCGCGCGGCCTAG